In Zingiber officinale cultivar Zhangliang chromosome 1A, Zo_v1.1, whole genome shotgun sequence, the DNA window GAATGACAGAGGTTAAAATAACATGTTTACCGGTTTGAAAATGTGATTACTATGATATTCttttataatatatttaagtaataaaaATGACAAATAGAAGTTGGAGATAGTATGTGGGGACTATTGAATCTCATCTATCAATATCCTTGGTCAAGGAACGTATTAGGATAGGCAGGACTAGAGGATCCCGCTTGTAAAATGAATATATAGTATAAATCTTTTTTAATTctgaaattttaataatttcttAAATTGTATTTATGTATATccaagtttaaaatttaagaaacaaatttacatgtttaaaaaattatgattttaataatttttatttataatttatatagaagtttttaatattttatgCTAGAATTTATACCATCCCtctctttattattattaattttttaaaacatatatttctgaattttttaataatcctttatttaaaaaatataattcataTAATAAATTGATCTGAAATAATATATgacaaaatttctttttaatatatttttaaaaatctccaTAACCGATAAAAATACACCCACATGATCCACCACGTCATCGtctctttcatttattccataaaaaaaaaaaaaatccacgaCTCGCACAAAACACCTAAACAAATTTCAAATTTCAGCTTTACTCTCGGTTACATGGAAGAGGACGACGGAGAGCTGGATAGAGAAAGTATTGGATGTGAAGGACCACTGAGCTGCTCTCCAGCAACCGATTCAACTCCTGTTATCGCTGAAGGTTCCTTCTCTGAAACTGAGCCAGTAGGTCTTCTCTTTGTTTGCAGCCGATATTGCTGCGGAAAATGCAAAAAGTTTGTCTCAGAGATTACAATGATGAAAGGCAGGAACTAGGAAGTTGAAGGATGAGATTGTTTGGCAGTGAATTTGATTGTAAACTCACCTGCAAATGACTTTTAATTTCGACGTTGGAGAGACCGTCCGCCTTCATCGCTTCTCTGATTTGGTTAGGAGTTGCCGCTGCACAAGAGATCGCAACAAATATTACACGTTAACCTGTTTCTTGTTTGATTGAGATTTTGAGAGAAGGCGGGGTTGCGATCCAACCTTGGGCGCCACCGAGCTGGTGGAGGGCGGAAAGGAACCGCCGATGTAGCTCCGGCGACCAGCACAGCCGCGCCTTTCGCGGTTTCTGATGCTGTACATGTGAGCTGCGGTGATCGTTCGACACCGCCAACGcgccgtcgccgccgccgccgcattGGAAGATACTCTGCTTCATCGGAAGATTGAGCTCTCCGCCGCCCTGATGATCGAGAAACAAGAAAACTGTCATCTTTTGCAAGAAATCGTTCTCAAAATCGAACTTTTATACCTTGTTAATAACAATCCTCGCATTTTCACCGCTCCACTGATTGCTGCTTCCGGGATTGTCGACCCAGAGTTGAGCAGATCTCATCCATTTCTTCATCTCGACGCCGCCCCTTTCCAGATTAACCCTCGTTTCCGCCTCTTCGAATCTTCTTTTAACGGGGATGGAACTCCCGAACTCGCGTGCGAATCTCTCGCCCTTCCATGGCTCGAGCTCCTTCTCTAACCCCACCATCACTGAAACACCAGGAGATCAAATACACCAATCGAAAAAAAGCACAcataaaaatccctcttttaggTACAATGATTGTGGAAAAGAGGGAGGCAAATTAACGACCAACCATCTGCGAGCAGATTCATGCACTGAGGCAGCTCCTGCTCGATGCCCTCCATCTTCCGCCTCTCCTGCTCCAGGATCCTCAACGACTCCTCCAGATTCACCGCCATCCCTTCTCCGCTCTCTAATGCATGCTTCACGTAATCCGCCACGGTCATGGCGGTGAACTGCGCCAAGTCTGAGCGGATCTCCTCCGCCGCCGCATCcattcctccctctccctctctctacaGTAgaagaagaacacaaggaagacgGAGAGAAAGGCGCCGTATTTATAGAGATGGTTCGAGGTGGGAATATAAAACAAGGCGGCGACGACTCGTCGCGTGAAGATATGGCTAGCTGAGTCGCCTGCTCAAACTCGCCGAATTTGGAATCGCCCCCCAGTGCAGTTAACCAAAATATTCCTCTCCCCGAAGTGTCCTTTTGATGAAATCCTAATCTATCAGAGGACCGTTCTGTAAATTTTTTCATCCTAATTAAATTTCTCTCTTCCAAATTTAGTTAAATCATGATCATTATAAATTAATCTCTCATCCAAATCACTTTCATGCGTTTGCTATAAAAAGTTTTGAgtttagttattattttttttactttttatttaatGAAAAATGTATTTATTTGCAAGCGACATTCTATTCTCGCCTTAAATTCGAactaaattcaaaatattttaagatATTTTGGATGTCGTATATCAGTAAAGAGGAGATGAattgaataaaatattgattaaatagtcattttatttatttttatattaaaacaatcgaaataaaaaatttagtctttttccattttatttttctagtCCTACAAAAGATTCACTTAATGAGATTATGACGTCAATTGTGTAATATTAACCAAGTCAAATGGGTTAAGTGGGTTGACTAAGTTTAGTAAATCAACAAAGTCAAACAGTTGCTATATCTTAGCACATCAAGTATTTTGTATAAATTGGGTAAAGAttaaagttttgatttatcaagcttcAATTGGTCTATTATTACACACAATGCTATCATCATTCCCCCTTATATTATGCAATATTAAATAATGTGTCCTTATATAATATCATTTGTAACATATTGCTATATCTTAGCACATCAAGTAGTTTAAAATTACAATAAAAGATTTTTTATAAATACAGAATGAAATACATAATAAAATGATGAAAGTAGAAAATATAATGATGTCAAACAAAAACCTAATAACTTACTAATTGCAATTAGTCATTGCCAATTGTTATCAATAGCAAACATAAGACTTCAACTCAATTCTTTAGTTGGGGGCatgcataatttttaaaaatattaatggGAATGGGCCACTAAACTTTCGATGGAGTCATGTTTTAAGTGATAAAAATTCAATgggcattttttttctttctatatcGTTATTTGAGCtctttttatcaaaattagtaCTATATCTATAATTTAATTCATAAAATACTCCTCTATGTTCCACTTTGAGACGGTTTTATTCAAAATAATATCTTAAAGTTGTTTTTATACAAAAAAAACTACTATCTTAAAGTTGCTTTGATCAAAATTGCACTAAAGTGGTATTATTTTGTATAAAGTAGCTCTAAAGTTTCAAGTCTCAAATTATAGGTGaatattaaattgataatttCTAAAAGAGAGGTACTTTTATAATATCAATAAAAATGAtgctttttgaattttcttaccttttaaaTTCTTTGGTTGGGTTGATTTGTATATTTTGGTCTTTTATGATATAATTTACGAGGAGCAATTTcttaagaaataaaatattttatcagtcattatgatttattttctttatctagcATAAAAACACTTTAGATAAACGAGCTACTTTTATCATATAAAGTCATGATAAAGAGATATAATATTTCCTTACGATTTTGAGCAACACTTAGAAAAAATGTGAAAGggaggtaaaataaaattttatgaaaaaaatatatcgGAGGCATTTTGGAGCAAAACAAAAGTTAGTTCAAatattttagattaaattttctttactttataacttttttttttattttgtaatttgtaTATTCCTTTAAAATGATTTctattttttggaaaaaaaatcttacaaaatttttatatttttcattgaccaaaataaaaaaatgtttaatttatttaaaaactaatTATGATCTCTAGCAAAATAAACAAAACCTTAATATTAAATTACTCTTAAATACATCTCTCCCAAAGAATGatttaaccattaagaataaaTAGGTTTTCATCATGGGATGCCATGAGATTAATGCTCTGTTTATTTGCACGGATGGATGAGGAAGGGAAAGAAATCAACTAAGGAAAGATATTCATATTCATGGAGGGgaggaaaggaaaaggaaaaggaaaaggaaagaaaaaggataTTTTAGGAAAAGTTAGTGGAAAAGAGGGAAAGAaacaggaaaagaaaaaaaaatgacgaAGGAACCGTTACTTGAGTAGTCGTAGGCTGCATAGTGAGGTGTCGATTGACTCAAGGCAGACCACCTCGTGTGGTGCCCTCTGGCACGAGGCCCAATAGCCTCGCACAATGTTGTTTGACACGAGGCTCGATAGCCACGAGGGTTCTCGTCTGGCATAAGGCATGATCGGCTCGCACCGTGCCAATCGGCGTGAGGCCTAACAGCTTGGTGTTGTGCGATCCAACGTGAAACCCGATTGCTTCTGTTGGAATCTCATGGtagttttagtgtgatcaaccaagtcaggttatatcatgttaatatttgatttttgtgtctaagtgtgcaggagcttaggagcacaggaagtcgagcggaagacgcagctagcgagaaggatgacacggggaagagagtcgacgggctcggtgtatccgagggacaaagtgttgtggaagagtacaccggcagacgagaaggatgcgcgcggtgattcgagggacgagaagccgaggaggaagtctgctcaaggagaaggccggaaaatgagtTTAGGTGGgctctattttggttggccgaaatcacccaagcgatctgACCAGCAAGAGAGCCAAAAGCGAGCTGCGAagctgctggaggcaccctcaaaggAGTTAAAGGCGCCTTTGCGCCTTTCAGTGGGAAGGCTCCTTCAACAGGATTGAAGACACCTTCAACccaccatggaaggcgccttcaaccaattGAAGATACCTTTGACCAGGTAAATATTGCctttgccaaaggataaagctttatcctttggcgcctctCTGGTGGCGCCTTCCAGCCTGTTGTAGGCAccttcttgttagagtgtatactaaaagtctagcttttgtataaacatttatttagaaataaagaatcacaatggtcaaatatctacatttatttgttaaatataatttgtttaattaatttttatagtagacaacatggtgcgtggtgtcacacacagaagatcatgttgtcggttctttataaattataaatagttgctcgcgactaagatggaaaggaacaaaccgttgaagtagtcgtagtgtaattaagtattagtttatcttaactaataaattacactgatacactccaagtgtaatgagtaggaccattttaggtaagttctttttgtactgactttataaaagaactagaccttagttattatggaagtgtgtgctcttaatcctaatatgataacaaacacatatatttagtatttatttctttgacttattaatgggtgagatttaactcaataagtcaataagcctgataagttgggaaatgatattacttatagtgtgtgttgttgattatagaaggaatctgtgtcctagttatctaggttgagaatgcccccaagaggagctcataaggattgtcatgttaaaccctgcaggtggacttagtccgacatgacaataaagttgagtggtactactcttggagctagatattaattaagtaagttatcagtaacttacttaattagtggacattcgttatcttaaacacagggagactaacacactcatgataagaaggagcccataatgtaatttgggattggtgcagtagtgcgataataactctctagtggaatgagttattatcgatgaacttgagttgtgtgttcggggcgaacacgggatactcaagctcatcggaaggccaaaaccaatttctcctctaggtccctgtcgtagtctcattatagcctcaagttcatccaaatataagcccatcttggtgtccaagaaggagaccggtccaatgcttggtgaccaagtaagggccggccacatcctcttctataggggttggccctttgcttggtgtccaagcatgtaggggtcgaccacaataattcaaacaaagaggggtgattttgaatttttaaaatcttctctttgtagaaaactataagttttaaaagagagattttaaattttaaatttttccttatttgaattaggtcacatgttttaaaagaaagtttaaaagttttaaaactttccttttttaaccatcctcatggtttaagaaaaaaggaaaagaagttttaaaatttaaatgttctatcaccatgttaaaaaaggaaattttataagagaagttttaaattttaaacatgattttaatttttaaaactttacttttttaactcttactttaggaaattgaaagagagcttgtaaaattttataagaggatttcttatTGTAAacttttataatatatatatatatatatatatatatatatatatatatatatatatatatttccttccttataggggtcggccacccttgcttggtgcccaagcaagaggccggccaataggattaaatcatcatccaatcaaatatatgattggtgattgattcaatcaagaggaaagaaaaggaaaaataaaagggaaaaggaaaaacatgaggaagattttaattttttgtaaaacgtttttccttatttgccttgggcaagtattataaaagaaggggaggagagacttcataaattaatgtttttttcctctcttctctctagtctcctccttagggccgacccctagctctttatcatgctagggccggccacatattgcttgtggttcctttaagtggccggatacaagaaggaggagaaggagaagaagaagaagaagaaggaggcatctaattctagtttcttgcttgtgctctctcatgatggccggatctctccccttccctttcccttgctctcttgattcctaaattggtggtggtggccggattttagaggaagaagaagaaagctctttgggtggtgttcatcttggaggatcgtcgcccacacaacgtccaaggcgaggcgaggaatacggcagaagatctcgaggtcattaacatacaaagagaaggtataactagtaattttcttccgcatcatactagttatttttctttgtatgaattccaaacacaagaagcattagatctagtttttcgaatttatttttcgagtttgtgttttttttatttttcgaatttgtgattcgattgttctttttggttaacctagaattatttaaggaaattaaatattagctttccttaaaaggttttgtctaggcggtggtggttgctctcatatctaagaaggtcatgtgcctcgccatgcaatcctggaagccaattttaggaattaatatttaatgaaatttataacgtagatggatttgaatcaatagtattaagttccgcttgcgattcaaatctaaaccattaaaaatagataagttaaatttgaaatcaatgatgttaagttccgtctgcgattcctaatttaacttctaaagaacacaataggttatttaaggaaatgttcgacacttgtacaaaattttgtacagtggaaccagtacgtttttcctaggactaaccaacacttctagcctcggataagattttccaagggctataaaaagacccctggatctAGGAAATAAACATCAACtccagtattcatttcctagcaactgtttgagtaattaacaagtgtaagagacttctccgccttcaccgaatgagatcttttagagctttttcattgtccttggattaacaactacctaggttgtaatcaagtaaatcttgtacctcatctttttagttgttaatttaattttctattattgttgcttttaattagagttgaaagaacgggaaggatgatatttttgttgataggcaattcacccctcttgccgatcctgtaggattgaaaagtgctagagaggggagggggtgaataacgctcatggctAATTCATTCGTTAAAATAATCGagtaaacacgcagcggaataaatagaaatcaatcgcaaacaccaagaatttacttggtttggagcatgtgtcgacttctactccaaggcccacacgtaagagtgctttcgatgggcaatcactatagcttcGGAAAATTACAACTTGAAGTACAATTTTAATGAAATAATTAAAAGTATATCGACaagtaagaaaagaaaatttaaggCTTCCGGTTGTCGGAGTCAATTTACGGCTTTGTCGGATCGTCCTTTGAGCAGTGCACAATAGAAAGATTGCCAAAATCAAGTGTAAGTCAGCCTCCACTCGAGACTGCCTTAAGTATCCCATTGAGAGCGCCTCCAGCATCCataggaggcgccttcagcatggATACTTATCTAGAAATCGCAGCATCGATAACCTCTGCGACATCCGCTACTTATCCACCTGAAAGTGCCGCTAATTTCCATGGAGGATGCCCTCCATTCagctgtaacaccccaaatttcatgatttagagctctgaaagaccttattaaaatctagaaatattttagaaaaattctagagatttttaggaatttatagagtatttttatgtaatttttggagttcgtttggtatttttaccaagaggaagaaatttaaaaaaaaaaaaagaagaaataaaagtgttaaagctgggttttgaacccaagacctcggacccgaaccaaatGTTAACCGGACTCAGCCAACCAGCTGGTCTACGAGAGTTTTGTTAATAAAGTATGGAATAAAATCTATATAAGCAGTTTTTTTTGGgaacagaaataccaaaataaaagGGAGCCGAGCAGAGTTCGAACACGCGACCTTTAACTCGCGCCAAACCGCTGCTGACCAAGTATTCCAgccgtcggttctgtttagaaaaggtaggaaaattatttaaccagttaacagaatatggagattataaagagggataagttgaggtgGTAAATTCCCAAACCGAAAACCCTTtcccctctcctttcctctcccgatCGCGAGCGACGGCGACTCcctctcgggcgaagacgcaGCAGGGGACCTAGGGcttggtctccggcgccggcgaagggttgTTTCCGACCGATCTTCACCCGTGTGTGGCCACTCCGCCGAGGGGAGCTTGGAAACACAAAGAGGTTGCCGAGAATTGAAGCTCCTCCGAAGCCCTAGTTGTCTCCTTCCGGCTGTGGgtccaagaacacgaaggtaagttgcttactcacctgcggtaagagtagttccgggatttcttttggttttctgCCATATGTTGAGGTTTCGGATTCTTGATTCCTTTTAGATTTCGAAGCATGGTTTTAAGGGGTTTTTgtttgatgcttactgccatgaacTCTAAAGAAAGAAGGAGAGTTTGTATAGGTTGCTGGCTGTCAGGAATTCGATTCCGAATTTGTTAGATTGAATTCCACTAGTTATATTATGTATAACGGCTAGACACGTATGAAGAGCATACGGTGGTTTTTGTTAGCCTTAGccttagttttagtttcttttatagTATGGAATTCAATATTCTGCAGTTTAGTTTGTTTATGTGTTGAATTATTGAGCAAGAATAGGCCCTTTCTAAGCTACTGTGCAGGTTAGATTTGGGTCAAGAAAGGAGATTAGATCTGGGTCAAGAAAGGAATACTGATAGATTTTTTTTAGCTTGCTATGAAAACAGAAGGAGTTAGTTTTTCTTCTAAAATATGTAGATTTGTCTGTTAAGTTTCAGTAGCTGTTCAGCTGGTTTTGGTTTCGATTGTGCTATGCATTTGATGTGAACAAGTTTTACATAGGCTTTATTTTGATATGAATTTATTGCTTCTGGTATACATAGCTTTAAGTCCATCATGTTCCTAAACATAAGTTATCTTAAGCTCTAACTATTTATACTCAAGTTTAGTTCCAAGTTCATGTTGTTATTTGCATTTTGTTGAAGCATGCCTCTAGCTGGTTTCTCTTAGAAGATAGGGAACTCTTGTATGCTCACTTTCAATTGAAGGATTTGTAAATTCCATATTTTTAAAAGGATAGTTTCATCACTGTTTTGAAGGGTTTTTTCAATTGGACATTGCACTACATTTGTTTCCATGCTTCTAAGTTGTTTTCCTAAGGGAGATGGAGGGTCATTTGATGCTCAATGTGGATTACAGAACTTGTGAATTTCAGATTTATAAGAGTAGTTTAAATTCAGTTTTTAGAAGTTATACAATTGGATGTGGCACTATATTTTTTccatgcttctaaattggttgtATAGCCCTGCAAATTTGGATTGGCGTGTCATgagttttatgccttagtttgggtgcatgtgttataaacagatagtttagttttagttcttaaagtatgCAAATCTTTATGTTTtacagttttagttttgtttagcattgcagttctCGATTAAAACATGCAATTTAATTTAGTGCAGatctttttataagtattgtttgaagattttgataagtgttgcatgcagaactccaaatcttagaacagatttttattaagcttatatgcagatttttgttaaacattttagttttaaaagaaaCATTCTTTTGTTAGAAATATtaataagtataagaaagataaagaaaagaaagaaaaaggccaatgccttaagtagatcccaaagtcaagactttagggattttggcacacaatgtgctaaagaaaatgccgaggcattatatattagaagtattaagagataacaagtattttacttttatcaatggcactgtac includes these proteins:
- the LOC122013321 gene encoding transcription factor HHO2-like produces the protein MDAAAEEIRSDLAQFTAMTVADYVKHALESGEGMAVNLEESLRILEQERRKMEGIEQELPQCMNLLADVMVGLEKELEPWKGERFAREFGSSIPVKRRFEEAETRVNLERGGVEMKKWMRSAQLWVDNPGSSNQWSGENARIVINKGGGELNLPMKQSIFQCGGGGDGALAVSNDHRSSHVQHQKPRKARLCWSPELHRRFLSALHQLGGAQAATPNQIREAMKADGLSNVEIKSHLQQYRLQTKRRPTGSVSEKEPSAITGVESVAGEQLSGPSHPILSLSSSPSSSSM